One segment of Synchiropus splendidus isolate RoL2022-P1 chromosome 4, RoL_Sspl_1.0, whole genome shotgun sequence DNA contains the following:
- the eppk1 gene encoding epiplakin, translating into MGSNSQDKEQNGFAKVHGPVAGIFLEKTKEKITIYQAMKKRMLKPGTALALLEAQAATVGIVDPINNRVLPVADAVKEEIVGPEMKDKLLLAEKALTGYTDPYTNQKISVFQAMQKDLLLREHGLRLLEAQIASQGLWDPVQETNHSVESAIQKGLYDKDLINPQMSELNVFYHPSLQRSVNYQTLVEKCIVEPDTGLLLLPVFITFKGLRRGISSTELFESKIINKETYDDLQKGKTTAQDVMLMESVKEYLEGKGSIAGIALLATNQRMSIYQAMRENILMPGTAMILLEAQAATGFLIDPVKNKKFTVDEALKEKLVAPEYYAKLLSAERAVTGYKDPYTGHTISLFQALSKDLIVKEHGIRLLEAQIATGGIIDPIHSHRLPIDVAFKRGYFDEEMNTILENPGDDTKGFFDPNTEDNLTYLQLMEKCVIDPVTGLCLLPLHDKSEKLNSNFIDYRNKMMFKKEMVDVTCGKYMGMSVSVWELLMSEYFDEKQRTDIIRKYIKGEMTIKMVSTRVLEVIETSVKTTKVIFEGIRENVTAKQLVEADIISQELLDDLKKGKRSVKDVVEDESISMYLQGTDTIAGVLFPDSTVMTIYEARQRGKLMPGTALVLLEAQAATGFIIDPIGNRKFSVDDAVKAKIVGADVCQKLRSAEKAVTGYKDPYDGKTISLFQAMKKDLIIKDHGIRLLEAQIATGGIIDPVNSHRIPVHVAYKRGYFDEEMNQILLDPSDDTKGFFDPNTHENLTYLQLKDRCITDPSTGLCLLPLKGKMQKVNIDDRIKELFRKTTVAVRYGRFRNKQATLWELINSEYLSEDKRRELFKLFKSRKITTEEIIVMILEIIENKEIKRQAELNFQGLRREISIVELLELGIVNEQTYNDLIDGNITSAGVMQREDVRVYLQGKGCVAGVLLQPSNTKLNIYDAQQAGILTTGTALCLLEAQAASGFIVDPQTSQRLSADQALRQKVIGPEVYEKILSAERAVTGYTDPFTAQNLSLFQAMKKNLINQQDGLRLLEAQIATGGIIDPLTCIHLPLKVACKKGYFDEELHQMLSSDDTRCFFHPATGKNLSYQEMMGKCVKDKATGLLLLPLDDSLKSQTAKTKTFTDAEIEQEFEKTTVSLSVGRYAGKSLSLWDLIHSGYFTEEQRLQLLEKYRSRQMSLESIIAMAVSHIERLERSEALTMGLRKTVSAQQLFDCHIIDAETYKNITDGKICFEDVAKQKSVRQYLNGTQSIAGVKIYPSQKTMSFYEAKKDGTLTPGIALTLLEAQSATGWVIDPLKNKSYSVDEAARENVIGPDVHEQLLSAERAVTGYKDPYTDVTISLFEAMNENLIPRSDGLRLLEAQLATGGIIDPNLSLRLPVNAAVKKGYLSEEIKTSLLNPTEAEKGFFDPNTKDKITYQQLIQQCEKDDKTGLLLLPLNKEPNVFHTNEQIEKTFRNKIVRINAGRFQNKEVTLWEVLISEYISAKKREQLIQQYKTGSMKIEEIIEILTAIVTEVASKERKFKGLRKQVSASELLESQIISKELFTKIIQGEVTEESVSKMESIQKYLGSTNSIAGVRVESTKKVMSIYEAKTKGLLTPGTSLVLLEAQAATGFVIDPVNNRKLSVEEAVGQGVVGNEWKNKLLSAERAVTGYKDPYTGDTISLFQALKKDLIVKDHGIRLLEAQIATGGIIDPVHSHRVPVQVAYQRGYFDEEMNQILSDPDDDTKGFFDPNTQENLTYLQLVERCVTDPVTGLSLLVIVKKGEFYFFVDEATKLILKSTTTTKAGGRYQGTTVSLWDLLYSKYITEEKRRELVQQFKSGTITVERFLEIILTIIHKQTSTSSQTVTKHQPAATDVDHSTKTTTTTITETTEVKKFHGIRKDVSASELLKSKIIDRELYEDLSAGKVTVTKVSEMESVRRYLEGTNSIAGVFLQSTQETLSIYEAKSRGLLTPGTTLVLLEAQAATGFVIDPVNNRKLSVEEAVGQGVVGNEWKNKLLSAERAVTGYKDPYTGDTISLFQALKKDLIVKDHGIRLLEAQIATGGIIDPVHSHRVPVQVAYQRGYFDEEMNQILSDPDDDTKGFFDPNTQENLTYLQLVERCVTDPVTGLSLLVIVKKGEFYFFVDEATKLILKSTTTTKAGGRYQGTTVSLWDLLYSKYITEEKRRELVQQFKSGTITVERLLEIILTIIHKQTSTSSQTVTKHQPATTDVDHSTKTTTTTITETTEVKKFHGIRKDVSASELLKSKIIDRELYEDLSAGKVTVTKVSEMESVRRYLEGTNSIAGVFLQSTQETLSIYEAKSRGLLTPGTTLVLLEAQAATGFVIDPVNNRKLSVEEAVGQGVVGNEWKNKLLSAERAVTGYKDPYTGDTISLFQALKKDLIVKDHGIRLLEAQIATGGIIDPVHSHRVPVQVAYQRGYFDEEMNQILSDPDDDTKGFFDPNTQENLTYLQLVERCVTDPVTGLSLLVIVKKGEFYFFVDEATKLILKSTTTTKAGGRYQGTTVSLWDLLYSKYITEEKRRELVQQFKSGTITVERFLEIILTIIHKQTSTSSQTVTKHQPAATDVDHSTKTTTITETTEVKKFHGIRKDVSASELLKSKIIDRELYEDLSAGKVTVTKVSEMESVRRYLEGTNSIAGVFLQSTQETLSIYDAKSRGLVTPGTTLVLLEAQAATGFVIDPVNNRKLSVEEAVGQRVVGNEWKNKLLSAERAVTGYKDPYTGDTISLFQALKKDLIVKDHGIRLLEAQIATGGIIDPVHSHRVPVQVAYQRGYFDEEMNQILSDPDDDTKGFFDPNTQENLTYLQLVERCVTDPVTGLSLLVIVKKGEFYFFVDEATKLILKSTTTTKAGGRYQGTTVSLWDLLYSKYITEEKRRELVQQFKSGTITVERFLEIILTIIHKQTSTSSQTVTKHQPAATDVDHSTKTTTTTITETTEVKKFHGIRKDVSASELLKSKIIDRELYEDLSAGKVTVTKVSEMESVRRYLEGTNSIAGVFLQSTQETLSIYEAKSRGLLTPGTSLILLEAQAATGFVIDPVNNRKLSVEEAVGQGVVGNEWKNKLLSAERAVTGYKDPYTGDTISLFQALKKDLIVKDHGIRLLEAQIATGGIIDPVHSHRVPVQVAYQRGYFDEEMNQILSDPDDDTKGFFDPNTQENLTYLQLVERCVTDPVTGLSLLVIVKKGEFYFFVDEATKLILKSTTTTKAGGRYQGTTVSLWDLLYSKYITEEKRRELVQQFKSGTITVERFLEIILTIIHKQTSTSSQTVTKHQPAATDVDHSTKTTTTTITETTEVKKFHGIRKDVSASELLKSKIIDRELYEDLSAGKVTVTKVSEMESVRRYLEGTNSIAGVFLQSTQETLSIYEAKSRGLLTPGTSLILLEAQAATGFVIDPVNNRKFSVEQAAAKGMFGNEWKNKLLSAERAVTGYKDPYTGDTISLFQALKKDLIVKDHGIRLLEAQIATGGIIDPVHSHRVPVQVAYQRGYFDEEMNQILSDPDDDTKGFIDPNTQENLTYVQLLVRCVQDPITGLSLLPLYK; encoded by the coding sequence ATGGGCAGCAACAGTCAAGACAAGGAGCAAAATGGCTTCGCAAAGGTCCACGGGCCTGTTGCGGGCATATTCCTGGAAAAGACAAAGGAGAAAATAACAATTTACCAGGCCATGAAAAAGCGTATGCTTAAGCCCGGAACAGCTTTAGCCCTCCTCGAAGCGCAGGCTGCCACCGTGGGCATTGTGGATCCAATAAACAACAGAGTACTGCCTGTGGCAGATGCTGTCAAAGAGGAAATAGTTGGGCCTGAGATGAAAGATAAACTTCTTCTTGCAGAAAAAGCCCTCACTGGCTACACAGACCCGTACACCAACCAAAAAATATCTGTGTTTCAAGCTATGCAGAAAGATCTGTTGCTAAGAGAACATGGTCTGAGATTGTTGGAAGCCCAGATAGCATCACAGGGTCTTTGGGACCCGGTCCAGGAGACAAATCATTCCGTCGAATCAGCAATTCAAAAAGGCCTGTATGACAAAGACCTGATCAACCCTCAGATGTCAGAGCTCAATGTGTTCTACCACCCATCTTTGCAAAGAAGTGTCAACTATCAAACGCTGGTCGAAAAATGCATCGTGGAGCCTGACACAGGGCTGTTGCTCCTTCCTGTCTTCATCACATTTAAAGGTCTGAGAAGAGGAATCTCTTCCACTGAACTTTTTGAATCAAAAATCATCAACAAGGAAACGTACGACGACCTGCAGAAGGGGAAGACCACGGCACAGGATGTGATGCTAATGGAATCTGTGAAGGAATACCTCGAGGGGAAAGGCAGCATTGCCGGTATTGCATTGCTTGCAACCAACCAGCGGATGAGCATTTATCAAGCGATGAGAGAGAATATCCTGATGCCCGGAACAGCCATGATTTTACTGGAAGCTCAAGCTGCTACGGGATTCTTGATTGATCCTGTTAAGAACAAGAAGTTCACAGTTGATGAGGCGCTAAAGGAGAAACTCGTTGCTCCTGAGTACTATGCCAAACTGCTTTCAGCTGAGCGGGCGGTGACTGGATACAAAGACCCTTACACAGGTCATACCATCTCTCTGTTTCAAGCCCTGTCCAAGGACCTGATCGTAAAGGAACATGGAATCCGCCTACTTGAGGCACAAATTGCAACAGGTGGTATAATAGACCCGATTCACAGCCACAGGCTCCCTATTGATGTCGCCTTCAAAAGAGGGTATTTTGATGAAGAAATGAATACCATCCTAGAGAACCCTGGAGATGACACGAAAGGATTCTTCGATCCAAACACTGAAGATAATCTGACTTATCTTCAACTCATGGAGAAGTGTGTCATCGATCCTGTCACTGGACTGTGCCTTCTACCCCTGCACGATAAGTCTGAGAAACTGAATTCCAACTTCATCGATTACCGAAACAAAATGATGTTCAAGAAGGAGATGGTGGATGTGACTTGTGGGAAGTACATGGGCATGTCAGTTTCTGTTTGGGAACTGCTCATGTCAGAGTACTTTGACGAAAAGCAAAGGACAGACATCATTCGGAAGTATATCAAGGGAGAGATGACCATTAAGATGGTGAGCACAAGAGTGTTAGAAGTCATCGAGACGTCTGTCAAAACGACAAAAGTCATCTTTGAGGGCATCAGGGAAAACGTCACAGCAAAACAGTTGGTTGAAGCAGACATTATTAGCCAAGAGCTTCTAGACGATCTGAAAAAGGGGAAAAGGTCAGTCAAGGATGTTGTTGAAGATGAAAGTATAAGCATGTACCTGCAGGGCACAGATACCATAGCAGGTGTTCTGTTTCCAGATTCCACAGTCATGACTATCTATGAAGCCAGACAGAGAGGGAAGTTGATGCCTGGAACTGCTCTGGTTTTGCTGGAGGCGCAGGCTGCTACGGGATTCATAATCGACCCCATTGGAAATCGAAAGTTTTCTGTGGACGACGCCGTGAAAGCCAAGATCGTCGGTGCAGACGTTTGCCAAAAGTTGCGCTCAGCAGAGAAGGCAGTTACTGGCTATAAAGACCCCTATGATGGAAAAACAATCTCACTGTTTCAAGCAATGAAAAAGGACCTTATCATAAAGGACCATGGCATCCGACTTCTCGAAGCGCAGATCGCCACCGGAGGAATAATTGACCCAGTAAACAGCCATCGCATTCCTGTCCACGTGGCTTATAAGAGGGGCTACTTTGATGAGGAGATGAATCAGATCTTGCTTGATCCAAGTGACGACACCAAGGGATTTTTCGACCCAAACACGCATGAAAACCTGACGTACTTGCAGCTGAAGGACAGATGCATTACAGACCCCAGCACAGGACTTTGTCTCCTACCCCTGAAAGGCAAAATGCAAAAAGTCAACATTGATGACAGAATTAAAGAGTTGTTCAGGAAGACAACAGTCGCTGTGAGGTACGGCAGATTCCGAAACAAGCAAGCAACTCTGTGGGAACTTATAAATTCAGAGTATCTGTCTGAGGATAAGCGTCGAGAGCTTTTCAAGCTCTTCAAGTCAAGGAAAATCACCACTGAAGAAATCATTGTAATGATTTTAGAAATCATTGAAAACAAGGAGATTAAGCGACAAGCTGAGCTGAATTTTCAAGGTCTGCGACGAGAGATTTCTATTGTGGAACTCCTGGAACTTGGCATTGTAAATGAACAAACATACAATGATTTGATTGATGGGAACATCACGAGCGCCGGTGTGATGCAGAGAGAAGATGTCAGAGTATACCTTCAAGGGAAAGGCTGTGTAGCCGGGGTGCTACTCCAACCATCAAATACCAAGCTCAACATCTACGATGCTCAGCAGGCTGGAATTCTGACAACTGGTACTGCTCTTTGTCTTCTCGAAGCACAGGCAGCATCAGGATTCATCGTGGACCCACAGACAAGCCAAAGACTCTCAGCTGATCAAGCACTGAGGCAAAAGGTAATCGGCCCAGAGGTGTATGAAAAGATACTGTCGGCAGAAAGGGCAGTCACTGGTTACACAGACCCATTCACTGCTCAAAATCTCTCCCTCTTCCAAGCCATGAAGAAGAATTTGATCAACCAACAGGATGGGCTTCGTCTGCTTGAGGCCCAAATCGCCACTGGTGGCATCATTGATCCCTTGACTTGTATCCACTTACCCCTTAAAGTGGCGTGTAAAAAAGGGTATTTTGATGAGGAGCTGCACCAAATGCTTTCAAGTGATGACACGAGATGCTTCTTTCACCCTGCAACAGGCAAAAATCTGTCTTATCAGGAAATGATGGGTAAATGTGTGAAGGATAAAGCAACGGGACTTCTGCTTCTGCCATTGGATGACTCACTCAAATCTCaaacagcaaagacaaaaacTTTTACCGACGCAGAAATAGAGCAAGAGTTTGAGAAGACCACTGTAAGTTTGTCAGTCGGTCGGTACGCAGGAAAATCACTTTCTTTGTGGGACTTGATACACTCCGGGTACTTCACAGAGGAACAACGGCTTCAACTCTTGGAGAAGTACAGAAGTAGACAAATGTCTTTGGAGTCGATCATCGCCATGGCAGTGTCACACATTGAAAGACTAGAAAGAAGCGAAGCTCTGACCATGGGTTTGAGGAAGACTGTTTCCGCTCAACAACTTTTCGACTGCCATATCATCGATGCAGAAACATATAAAAACATAACTGATGGAAAGATCTGCTTTGAAGACGTCGCAAAACAAAAATCCGTAAGACAGTACCTAAATGGAACTCAGAGCATTGCTGGAGTTAAAATCTACCCATCTCAGAAAACAATGAGTTTTTATGAAGCCAAAAAGGACGGTACTTTGACACCTGGAATTGCACTGACACTCCTGGAGGCGCAGTCTGCAACTGGGTGGGTCATTGATCCTTTAAAAAACAAGTCCTACTCTGTCGATGAAGCAGCAAGAGAGAATGTAATTGGTCCGGATGTACACGAGCAACTTCTCTCAGCAGAGCGAGCCGTCACCGGTTACAAAGACCCGTACACGGACGTGACGATTTCATTGTTTGAAGCCATGAATGAAAATCTCATTCCGAGAAGTGATGGCCTTCGTCTTCTTGAGGCACAACTAGCCACTGGTGGAATCATTGACCCTAATCTAAGTCTCCGGCTACCTGTCAATGCTGCGGTTAAAAAGGGGTACCTCAGTGAAGAAATAAAGACGAGTCTACTcaatcccactgaagcagaaaaagGGTTCTTTGACCCAAACACAAAAGACAAGATTACTTACCAACAGCTAATACAACAATGCGAGAAGGATGATAAAACTGGACTACTTCTGCTGCCCCTCAACAAAGAACCCAATGTGTTCCACACAAATGAACAAATCGAAAAAACATTCAGAAACAAAATTGTCAGAATAAATGcagggaggtttcagaacaAGGAGGTGACCCTGTGGGAGGTCTTGATATCTGAATACATATCtgcaaaaaaaagagaacaacTCATTCAGCAATATAAGACAGGCTCAATGAAAATTGAGGAAATCATTGAAATACTTACGGCCATTGTCACAGAAGTAGCGTCCAAGGAAAGAAAGTTCAAAGGGCTTCGAAAACAAGTTTCTGCGAGTGAATTGTTGGAATCACAGATCATATCAAAGGAGCTTTTCACAAAAATTATACAAGGAGAAGTGACGGAAGAAAGCGTCAGCAAAATGGAATCAATTCAAAAATATCTCGGATCCACAAACAGCATTGCTGGTGTCAGAGTGGAATCGACCAAGAAAGTCATGAGTATTTATGAGGCCAAAACTAAGGGTCTACTTACTCCGGGAACATCATTAGTTCTACTAGAAGCCCAAGCAGCCACTGGCTTTGTCATTGACCCGGTCAACAACAGGAAGCTGTCAGTGGAAGAAGCAGTGGGTCAAGGAGTGGTCGGAAATGAGTGGAAAAACAAGCTCCTATCAGCTGAGCGTGCAGTGACAGGGTACAAAGATCCCTACACTGGAGACACCATATCTCTGTTCCAGGCCTTGAAGAAAGATCTGATTGTCAAGGACCATGGAATTCGCCTTCTTGAAGCCCAGATTGCCACTGGAGGCATCATTGACCCGGTTCACAGTCACAGAGTGCCAGTGCAGGTGGCCTACCAGAGAGGATACTTTGATGAGGAGATGAATCAGATTCTCTCTGACCCAGACGACGACACCAAGGGCTTCTTTGATCCCAACACCCAGGAGAACCTGACGTACCTTCAACTGGTAGAGAGATGCGTCACAGATCCCGTCACAGGCCTGAGTCTGCTGGTCATTGTGAAGAAAGGCgagttttatttctttgtggATGAAGCAACAAAACTGATACTGAAATCAACCACGACAACCAAAGCTGGGGGCAGATATCAAGGAACAACCGTTTCTCTGTGGGACCTTCTCTACTCCAAATACATCACAGAGGAGAAGCGGAGAGAACTGGTGCAACAATTCAAGTCTGGGACGATCACAGTTGAGCGTTTCTTAGAGATTATCTTGACAATCATTCATAAGCAGACCTCAACGTCCTCACAAACTGTGACCAAACATCAACCAGCTGCCACAGATGTTGACCACAGCAcgaaaaccaccaccaccaccatcacagaGACAACTGAAGTCAAAAAGTTCCATGGAATCCGCAAGGACGTCAGCGCCTCCGAGTTATTAAAATCTAAAATCATTGATAGGGAACTTTACGAAGACCTCAGTGCTGGCAAAGTGACGGTAACCAAAGTGAGTGAAATGGAATCTGTCCGGAGGTACCTCGAGGGAACCAACAGTATTGCTGGAGTGTTCTTACAGTCCACTCAAGAAACCTTGAGCATCTACGAGGCCAAATCAAGAGGCTTGCTCACACCTGGTACCACACTTGTTCTTCTTGAAGCCCAAGCAGCCACTGGCTTTGTCATTGACCCGGTCAACAACAGGAAGCTGTCAGTGGAAGAAGCAGTAGGTCAAGGAGTGGTCGGCAACGAGTGGAAAAACAAGCTCCTATCAGCTGAGCGTGCAGTGACCGGGTACAAAGATCCCTACACTGGAGACACCATATCTCTGTTCCAGGCCTTGAAGAAAGATCTGATTGTAAAGGACCATGGAATTCGCCTTCTTGAAGCCCAGATTGCCACTGGAGGCATCATTGACCCGGTTCACAGTCACAGAGTGCCAGTGCAGGTGGCCTACCAGAGAGGATACTTTGATGAGGAGATGAATCAGATTCTCTCTGACCCAGACGACGACACCAAGGGCTTCTTTGATCCCAACACCCAGGAGAACCTGACGTACCTTCAACTGGTAGAGAGATGCGTCACAGATCCCGTCACAGGCCTGAGTTTGCTGGTCATTGTGAAGAAAGGCgagttttatttctttgtggATGAAGCAACAAAACTGATACTGAAATCAACCACGACAACCAAAGCTGGGGGCAGATATCAAGGAACAACCGTTTCTCTGTGGGACCTTCTCTACTCCAAATACATCACAGAGGAGAAGCGGAGAGAACTGGTGCAACAATTCAAGTCTGGGACGATCACAGTTGAGCGTTTGTTAGAGATTATCTTGACAATCATTCATAAGCAGACCTCAACGTCCTCACAAACTGTGACCAAACATCAACCAGCTACCACAGATGTTGACCACAGCAcgaaaaccaccaccaccaccatcacagaGACAACTGAAGTCAAAAAGTTCCATGGAATCCGCAAGGACGTCAGCGCCTCCGAGTTATTAAAATCTAAAATCATTGATAGGGAACTTTACGAAGACCTCAGTGCTGGCAAAGTGACGGTAACCAAAGTGAGTGAAATGGAATCTGTCCGGAGGTACCTCGAGGGAACCAACAGTATTGCTGGAGTGTTCTTACAGTCCACTCAAGAAACCTTGAGCATCTACGAGGCCAAATCAAGAGGCTTGCTAACACCTGGTACCACACTTGTTCTTCTTGAAGCCCAAGCAGCCACTGGCTTTGTCATTGACCCGGTCAACAACAGGAAGCTGTCAGTGGAAGAAGCAGTAGGTCAAGGAGTGGTCGGCAACGAGTGGAAAAACAAGCTCCTATCAGCTGAGCGTGCAGTGACCGGGTACAAAGATCCCTACACTGGAGACACCATATCTCTGTTCCAGGCCTTGAAGAAAGATCTGATTGTAAAGGACCATGGAATTCGCCTTCTTGAAGCCCAGATTGCCACTGGAGGCATCATTGACCCGGTTCACAGTCACAGAGTGCCAGTGCAGGTGGCCTACCAGAGAGGATACTTTGATGAGGAGATGAATCAGATTCTCTCTGACCCAGATGACGACACCAAGGGCTTCTTTGATCCCAACACCCAGGAGAACCTGACGTACCTTCAACTGGTAGAGAGATGCGTCACAGATCCCGTCACAGGCCTGAGTCTGCTGGTCATTGTGAAGAAAGGCgagttttatttctttgtggATGAAGCAACAAAACTGATACTGAAATCAACCACGACAACCAAAGCTGGGGGCAGATATCAAGGAACAACTGTTTCTCTGTGGGACCTTCTCTACTCCAAATACATCACAGAGGAGAAGCGGAGAGAACTGGTGCAACAGTTCAAGTCTGGGACGATCACAGTTGAGCGTTTCTTAGAGATTATCTTGACAATCATTCATAAGCAGACCTCAACGTCCTCACAAACTGTGACCAAACATCAACCAGCTGCCACAGATGTTGACCACAGTACGAAAACCACCACCATCACAGAGACAACTGAAGTCAAAAAGTTCCACGGAATCCGCAAGGATGTCAGTGCCTCCGAGTTATTAAAATCTAAAATCATTGATAGGGAACTTTACGAAGACCTCAGTGCCGGCAAAGTGACGGTAACCAAAGTGAGTGAAATGGAATCTGTCCGGAGGTACCTCGAGGGAACCAACAGTATTGCTGGAGTGTTCTTACAGTCCACTCAAGAAACCTTGAGCATATATGATGCCAAATCAAGAGGCTTAGTAACACCTGGTACCACACTTGTTCTTCTTGAAGCCCAAGCAGCCACTGGCTTTGTCATTGACCCGGTCAACAACAGGAAGCTGTCAGTGGAAGAAGCAGTAGGTCAAAGAGTGGTCGGAAATGAGTGGAAAAACAAGCTCCTATCAGCTGAGCGTGCAGTCACAGGGTACAAAGATCCCTACACTGGAGACACCATATCTCTGTTCCAGGCCTTGAAGAAAGATCTGATTGTCAAGGACCATGGAATTCGCCTTCTTGAAGCCCAGATTGCCACTGGAGGCATCATTGACCCGGTTCACAGTCACAGAGTGCCAGTGCAGGTGGCCTACCAGAGAGGATACTTTGATGAGGAGATGAATCAGATTCTCTCTGACCCAGACGACGACACCAAGGGCTTCTTTGATCCCAACACCCAGGAGAACCTGACGTACCTTCAACTGGTAGAGAGATGCGTCACAGATCCCGTCACAGGCCTGAGTTTGCTGGTCATTGTGAAGAAAGGCgagttttatttctttgtggATGAAGCAACAAAACTGATACTGAAATCCACCACGACAACCAAAGCTGGGGGCAGATATCAAGGAACAACCGTTTCTCTGTGGGACCTTCTCTACTCCAAATACATCACAGAGGAGAAGCGGAGAGAACTGGTGCAACAATTCAAGTCTGGGACGATCACAGTTGAGCGTTTCTTAGAGATTATCTTGACAATCATTCATAAGCAGACCTCAACGTCCTCACAAACTGTGACCAAACATCAACCAGCTGCCACAGATGTTGACCACAGCAcgaaaaccaccaccaccaccatcacagaGACAACTGAAGTCAAAAAGTTCCACGGAATCCGCAAGGATGTCAGCGCCTCCGAGTTATTAAAATCTAAAATCATTGATAGGGAACTTTACGAAGACCTGAGTGCTGGCAAAGTGACGGTAACCAAAGTGAGTGAAATGGAATCTGTCCGGAGGTACCTCGAGGGAACCAACAGTATTGCTGGAGTGTTCTTACAGTCCACTCAAGAAACCTTGAGCATCTACGAGGCAAAATCAAGAGGCTTGCTCACACCTGGTACATCACTCATTTTACTGGAAGCCCAAGCAGCCACTGGCTTTGTCATTGACCCGGTCAACAACAGGAAGCTGTCAGTGGAAGAAGCAGTGGGTCAAGGAGTGGTCGGAAATGAGTGGAAAAACAAGCTCCTATCAGCTGAGCGTGCAGTGACCGGGTACAAAGATCCCTACACTGGAGACACCATATCTCTGTTCCAAGCCTTGAAGAAAGATCTGATTGTAAAGGACCATGGAATTCGCCTTCTTGAAGCCCAGATTGCCACTGGAGGCATCATTGACCCGGTTCACAGTCACAGAGTGCCAGTGCAGGTGGCCTACCAGAGAGGATACTTTGATGAGGAGATGAATCAGATTCTCTCTGACCCAGACGACGACACCAAGGGCTTCTTTGATCCCAACACCCAGGAGAACCTGACGTACCTTCAACTGGTAGAGAGATGCGTCACAGATCCCGTCACAGGCCTGAGTTTGCTGGTCATTGTGAAGAAAGGCgagttttatttctttgtggATGAAGCAACAAAACTGATACTGAAATCCACCACGACAACCAAAGCTGGGGGCAGATATCAAGGAACAACCGTTTCTCTGTGGGACCTTCTCTACTCCAAATACATCACAGAGGAGAAGCGGAGAGAACTGGTGCAACAATTCAAGTCTGGGACGATCACAGTTGAGCGTTTCTTAGAGATTATCTTGACAATCATTCATAAGCAGACCTCAACGTCCTCACAAACTGTGACCAAACATCAACCAGCTGCCACAGATGTTGACCACAGCAcgaaaaccaccaccaccaccatcacagaGACAACTGAAGTCAAAAAGTTCCACGGAATCCGCAAGGATGTCAGCGCCTCCGAGTTATTAAAATCTAAAATCATTGATAGGGAACTTTACGAAGACCTGAGTGCTGGCAAAGTGACGGTAACCAAAGTGAGTGAAATGGAATCTGTCCGGAGGTACCTCGAGGGAACCAACAGTATTGCTGGAGTGTTCTTACAGTCCACTCAAGAAACCTTGAGCATCTACGAGGCAAAATCAAGAGGCTTGCTCACACCTGGTACATCACTCATTTTACTGGAAGCCCAAGCAGCCACTGGCTTTGTCATTGACCCGGTCAACAACAGGAAATTTTCAGTCGAACAAGCAGCCGCTAAAGGAATGTTTGGGAATGAGTGGAAAAACAAGCTCCTATCAGCTGAGCGTGCAGTGACAGGGTACAAAGATCCCTACACTGGAGACACCATATCTCTGTTCCAGGCCTTGAAGAAAGATCTGATTGTAAAGGACCATGGGATTCGCCTTCTTGAAGCCCAGATTGCCACTGGAGGCATCATTGACCCGGTTCACAGTCACAGAGTGCCAGTGCAGGTGGCCTACCAGAGAGGATACTTTGATGAGGAGATGAATCAGATTCTCTCTGACCCAGACGACGACACCAAGGGCTTCATAGACCCGAATACACAAGAGAACCTAACTTACGTTCAACTTTTGGTTAGATGTGTCCAAGACCCCATCACAGGCCTCAGCTTGCTCCCTTTGTATAAATGA